A single genomic interval of Flavihumibacter rivuli harbors:
- a CDS encoding zinc-dependent metalloprotease: protein MSTNLNWRHGLVPMALSLLMQVSAVAQQRPSQQPSTGNANPPASATPAPPAKTNGPKPYKDVITSKAVTDDGLIKVHKVEDKYYFELGDSLFGRDILVVNRLSKAAAGMRNFFFGYAGDIIGENVIRFEKGPNNKVFLKNISFDEMSRDSTQPMYRAVANSNIQPIVQSFDMASLGKDSTGAVIDVTSFLNTDNDVLNFEGQQKRLFQVGSFQSDKSYISGVRSYPMNTEIRTVKTYTKSAGTINIGAPQPMGQPSGGLFTVEINSSLLLLPEKPMQPRYFDERVGFFTRSYVDFDKNPQGVETVRMVTRWRLEPKEEDMAKYKRGELVEPKKPIIFYIDPATPKKWIPYLIQGVNDWQAAFEKAGFKNAIMAKEAPVNDPEWSLEDARFSAIVYKPSDVPNASGPHVHDPRSGEILESHINWYHNVMELLRNWYFVQASPNDPRARKPQFDDELMGQLIRFVSSHEVGHTLGLRHNYGSSSTVPVEKLRDRKWLEENGHTPSIMDYARFNYVAQPEDKVTEKGLFPRIGDYDKWAIEWGYKYYPDARTAEDEVPVLNKLTIERLNNKRLWFGTEINPDDPRSQNEDLGDNAMKASTYGIKNLQRIIPNLQAWSREDNENYETLKTLYNEVVIQFGRYIGHVGKNIGGIYETPKTVEQQGPVYEYVSKETQKEAMDFLNKQVFTTPTWILDQNVYARTGGNAIATATRLQDAALSRLINAATLGKLIQTEAAIGAKAYTINDLMTDLRRNIFNELASRKPIDVYRRNLQKNMVERLIALVKPAPAPALGQGLVITIGGGSSNRNSDAISFAKGTLRSIQAEIRTAIPAYADPATKYHLQDLNDRITDALSAK, encoded by the coding sequence ATGTCCACAAACCTCAACTGGCGGCATGGCCTTGTACCCATGGCCTTGTCCCTCCTGATGCAGGTATCTGCTGTGGCCCAGCAAAGGCCTTCCCAGCAGCCTTCCACAGGCAATGCCAATCCACCTGCATCCGCTACCCCTGCCCCACCGGCCAAGACCAATGGGCCCAAGCCCTACAAGGATGTGATCACATCCAAGGCGGTCACTGATGATGGCCTTATCAAGGTGCACAAGGTAGAAGACAAGTACTACTTTGAGCTGGGTGATTCCCTCTTCGGTCGCGATATCCTGGTCGTGAACAGGCTGTCCAAAGCCGCTGCCGGTATGCGTAATTTCTTCTTTGGCTATGCCGGGGATATCATTGGCGAGAACGTGATCCGTTTCGAGAAAGGTCCCAACAACAAGGTATTCCTGAAGAATATTTCCTTCGATGAAATGTCAAGGGATTCTACCCAGCCCATGTACCGTGCGGTGGCCAACTCCAATATCCAGCCCATTGTACAGAGCTTTGACATGGCTTCCCTGGGTAAGGATTCCACCGGTGCCGTAATTGATGTGACCAGTTTCCTGAACACCGACAATGATGTGCTGAACTTTGAAGGCCAGCAGAAACGCCTATTCCAGGTCGGCTCCTTCCAAAGCGATAAGTCCTATATCAGCGGTGTGCGGTCCTACCCCATGAATACCGAGATCAGGACCGTGAAGACCTATACCAAGAGCGCAGGGACCATTAACATCGGTGCTCCCCAGCCCATGGGGCAGCCTTCCGGCGGACTCTTTACTGTAGAGATCAACTCTTCCCTATTACTGCTGCCGGAGAAGCCCATGCAGCCCAGGTATTTCGACGAGCGCGTTGGTTTCTTCACCCGCTCCTATGTTGACTTCGACAAGAACCCCCAGGGCGTTGAAACCGTAAGGATGGTGACCCGCTGGAGGCTGGAGCCGAAGGAAGAAGATATGGCGAAATACAAGCGCGGTGAACTGGTAGAACCCAAAAAACCGATCATCTTCTATATCGACCCCGCAACGCCGAAGAAATGGATCCCCTACCTGATCCAGGGTGTGAACGACTGGCAGGCTGCCTTCGAAAAGGCCGGCTTCAAGAATGCCATCATGGCCAAGGAAGCACCGGTGAACGATCCCGAATGGAGCCTGGAAGATGCCCGCTTCTCAGCCATCGTGTACAAGCCCTCCGATGTGCCCAATGCCAGCGGTCCGCACGTGCACGACCCTCGTAGCGGTGAGATCCTGGAAAGCCATATCAACTGGTACCACAACGTAATGGAACTGCTGCGCAACTGGTACTTTGTACAAGCTTCCCCCAACGACCCGCGCGCCCGCAAACCCCAGTTCGATGATGAACTGATGGGACAACTCATTCGTTTCGTTTCTTCCCACGAAGTAGGCCATACTTTGGGCCTGCGCCATAACTATGGTTCCTCCTCAACCGTTCCGGTTGAAAAGCTGAGGGACAGGAAGTGGCTGGAAGAGAATGGCCATACGCCTTCCATCATGGACTATGCCCGTTTCAACTATGTGGCACAGCCCGAAGATAAAGTGACCGAGAAAGGCCTGTTCCCCCGCATTGGCGACTACGACAAGTGGGCCATCGAATGGGGGTATAAATACTACCCTGATGCCAGGACGGCCGAAGATGAAGTTCCTGTGCTGAACAAACTGACCATCGAGCGCCTGAACAACAAACGCCTTTGGTTCGGTACGGAAATCAATCCCGATGATCCCCGCTCCCAGAACGAGGACCTGGGTGACAATGCCATGAAGGCCAGCACCTACGGTATCAAGAACCTGCAGCGCATCATCCCTAACCTGCAGGCCTGGTCCAGGGAGGACAATGAGAACTATGAAACCCTGAAGACCCTGTACAATGAAGTGGTGATCCAGTTCGGCAGGTATATCGGCCATGTGGGCAAGAATATTGGTGGTATCTATGAGACCCCCAAGACCGTGGAGCAGCAGGGTCCGGTGTATGAATATGTAAGCAAGGAGACCCAAAAAGAAGCCATGGACTTCCTGAACAAACAGGTGTTCACCACCCCAACCTGGATCCTTGACCAGAACGTGTATGCCAGGACCGGTGGCAATGCCATTGCAACCGCTACCAGGCTGCAGGATGCTGCCCTGAGCAGGCTGATCAATGCCGCCACCCTGGGTAAGCTGATCCAGACAGAAGCGGCCATTGGTGCGAAGGCGTATACCATCAATGACCTGATGACCGACCTGAGGAGGAATATCTTCAACGAGCTGGCAAGTCGCAAGCCGATCGATGTGTATCGCCGTAACCTGCAGAAGAATATGGTGGAGCGCCTGATCGCATTGGTGAAGCCCGCTCCTGCGCCTGCATTGGGACAGGGATTGGTGATCACCATCGGTGGTGGTTCTTCCAACAGGAACAGTGATGCCATTTCCTTTGCGAAGGGTACGCTGCGTTCCATCCAGGCCGAGATCCGCACGGCGATCCCTGCATATGCAGACCCTGCTACCAAGTACCATTTGCAGGACCTGAATGACAGGATCACAGATGCGTTGAGTGCTAAGTGA
- the mnmE gene encoding tRNA uridine-5-carboxymethylaminomethyl(34) synthesis GTPase MnmE, with protein MKYTTTQWDETIVALATPPGIGAIGVIRLSGPKAIDIINSLFPSKDLAAQASHTVHVGYLKANGKAIDEVVVTLFKGPKSYTGENVVEISGHGSPFVLQQIIDACIAAGCRLAKPGEFTQRAFLNGKLDLTQAEAVADLIASNTAASHKNALHNIRGGFSAELKALREQLISFSALIELELDFSQEDVEFADRSQLYGLVSGAIERVSKLAHSFQLGNVIKNGVSVAIVGKPNAGKSTLLNTLLNENRAIVSDIAGTTRDTIEEILNIDGILFRFIDTAGIREHTSDQIESIGVEKSLEKMRQADVVLYLFDVNSMPVEELVAVKEEFDKNGFRYLLVGNQVDKGDEAFVRDRYAKAAPFLLIAAKQGLHIEVLKERLVDMVLQGEVTTEDTIVTNARHFHSLQQMLQSLSDIRAGLDNRIPGDLLALDIRRALHYLGEITGEVSNEDLLDYIFSKFCIGK; from the coding sequence ATGAAGTACACCACCACCCAATGGGATGAAACCATTGTAGCCCTTGCCACCCCACCGGGTATCGGGGCCATTGGCGTGATCCGTTTGAGCGGCCCCAAAGCCATCGATATCATCAACTCCCTTTTCCCTTCGAAAGACCTTGCCGCACAAGCCAGCCATACCGTTCATGTAGGCTACCTCAAGGCCAATGGCAAGGCCATCGACGAAGTGGTGGTAACCCTCTTCAAAGGCCCCAAATCCTATACCGGTGAGAACGTGGTGGAGATCTCCGGTCACGGTTCGCCCTTCGTACTGCAACAGATCATCGACGCCTGTATCGCTGCGGGTTGCCGCCTGGCCAAACCCGGTGAGTTCACCCAGCGCGCCTTCCTCAATGGCAAGCTCGACCTCACCCAGGCCGAGGCCGTTGCTGACCTGATCGCCAGCAATACGGCCGCTTCCCATAAGAATGCCCTGCACAATATCCGTGGTGGATTTTCCGCCGAATTAAAGGCCCTGAGGGAGCAACTGATCAGTTTCTCCGCGCTGATTGAACTGGAACTCGATTTCTCGCAGGAAGATGTGGAGTTTGCCGACCGCAGCCAGTTGTATGGCCTGGTGTCAGGAGCCATTGAAAGGGTGAGCAAGCTGGCCCATTCCTTCCAGCTGGGCAATGTGATCAAGAACGGGGTGAGCGTGGCCATTGTGGGCAAACCCAATGCGGGCAAATCGACCCTGCTGAATACCCTGCTGAACGAGAACCGCGCCATCGTGAGCGATATTGCCGGTACTACCCGCGATACCATTGAGGAAATATTGAATATTGATGGTATCCTGTTCCGCTTCATTGATACGGCCGGGATCCGCGAGCATACCAGCGACCAGATCGAGAGCATAGGGGTGGAGAAGAGCCTTGAGAAGATGCGCCAGGCCGATGTGGTCCTCTACCTGTTTGACGTGAATTCCATGCCGGTGGAAGAGCTGGTAGCCGTGAAGGAGGAGTTCGATAAGAATGGCTTCCGTTACCTGCTGGTGGGCAACCAGGTGGACAAGGGCGATGAAGCGTTTGTGCGTGATCGTTATGCCAAGGCGGCCCCCTTCTTATTGATCGCCGCCAAGCAGGGCCTGCACATCGAGGTGTTGAAGGAAAGGCTGGTGGACATGGTACTGCAGGGTGAAGTCACCACTGAGGATACCATCGTGACCAATGCCCGTCATTTCCATTCCCTCCAGCAGATGCTGCAATCCCTCAGTGACATCCGTGCCGGCCTCGACAACCGCATCCCCGGCGACCTCCTGGCCCTCGATATTCGGCGTGCCCTCCACTACCTGGGCGAGATCACCGGTGAGGTGAGCAATGAGGATTTGCTGGATTATATCTTTAGCAAGTTTTGTATTGGGAAGTAA
- a CDS encoding helix-turn-helix domain-containing protein, producing MESQFGEKIRALREQQHLYLRQVAPLLEMDTAQLSKIEKGLRQLKREQLPLLADILKTDKEELLILWLADQLYDVVKDEDVALKAMQAVEEVIINKKKSKKQ from the coding sequence ATGGAAAGTCAGTTTGGTGAGAAAATACGAGCACTCAGAGAGCAGCAACATTTGTACTTGCGGCAGGTAGCACCATTGCTTGAAATGGATACGGCTCAGTTGAGTAAAATCGAAAAAGGGCTGCGACAATTGAAAAGGGAGCAGCTTCCGCTTTTAGCTGATATTCTGAAAACCGACAAGGAAGAACTTCTCATTCTGTGGTTGGCAGATCAGTTATACGATGTTGTCAAAGATGAAGACGTGGCACTGAAAGCAATGCAAGCTGTGGAGGAAGTTATAATCAATAAAAAGAAAAGTAAAAAGCAGTAA
- a CDS encoding energy transducer TonB, producing the protein MDVNKILSADVLDIIFDGRNKDYGAYDLRKTYGQRITKALIGTAAIIALILLGSVLAAKLKKGNEKTEMIVQDVQLEEVKREEPKNEPPPPPPPPKPEPPKVEMAKFTPPKIVKDEEVKEDEKPPEVEKLEETKIGTVNQEGIKDEGIVAPPASDEGKGVVEAPKKEEEDWDKTFTKVEIESDYPGGTSAWQRYLNKNLRYPQEAIDNEVQGTVVVQFIVDKEGNVSDVEAVSGPQELRDEAVRVIKKSGKWTPAIQNGRQVKSYKKQPITFRLETE; encoded by the coding sequence ATGGACGTAAATAAAATTTTAAGTGCTGATGTTCTGGACATCATTTTTGATGGAAGGAATAAGGATTACGGTGCTTACGACCTGCGCAAGACCTATGGCCAGCGCATTACGAAAGCATTGATCGGTACTGCCGCTATAATCGCTTTGATCCTTCTTGGAAGTGTCCTGGCAGCCAAGCTGAAGAAGGGCAACGAGAAGACCGAGATGATCGTCCAGGACGTTCAGCTCGAAGAAGTGAAGCGCGAAGAGCCGAAGAACGAGCCACCACCACCGCCTCCGCCACCCAAGCCGGAGCCACCCAAAGTGGAAATGGCCAAGTTCACTCCTCCCAAGATCGTAAAGGATGAGGAAGTGAAGGAAGACGAAAAGCCACCAGAAGTAGAAAAACTGGAGGAAACCAAGATCGGTACCGTTAACCAGGAAGGTATCAAGGATGAGGGTATCGTTGCCCCCCCTGCTTCAGATGAAGGTAAGGGTGTGGTAGAAGCCCCCAAGAAAGAGGAAGAAGACTGGGACAAGACCTTTACCAAGGTGGAGATCGAGTCTGATTACCCCGGTGGTACCAGCGCCTGGCAGCGTTACCTGAACAAGAACCTCCGCTATCCCCAGGAAGCCATCGACAACGAGGTGCAGGGTACAGTGGTAGTTCAGTTCATCGTGGACAAAGAAGGTAACGTGAGCGATGTAGAAGCCGTAAGCGGACCCCAGGAATTGCGCGACGAAGCTGTTCGCGTAATCAAGAAGTCTGGTAAGTGGACCCCCGCTATCCAGAACGGTCGCCAGGTTAAATCCTACAAAAAGCAGCCGATCACTTTCCGTCTCGAAACAGAGTAA
- a CDS encoding MotA/TolQ/ExbB proton channel family protein yields the protein MAETKPTATAKAATSVQPKRKSNAISWIAPLLCIIGGYVIWRFVAGADSGFTNPDPNGGFWPNHQGPKGAFNKMYEGGIIVPILIGNFLVVLTFVIERFLTISKATGTGNNDEFIRKVQYHLANKNVDAALTECDKQKGSVGNVMKAGLRKYKEMITNTELDTDQKLAQIQKEVEEATALELPMLEKNLVFLSTIASVATLLGLLGTVMGMIRSFSKLGDEGGGDAARELSKGISEALYNTALGIGTSAVAIIMYNVFTTKIDGITYGIDESGFTLTQSFASLYK from the coding sequence ATGGCAGAGACTAAACCAACTGCAACTGCGAAAGCGGCCACATCCGTTCAGCCGAAGAGGAAGAGCAACGCGATTTCCTGGATTGCCCCCTTATTGTGTATCATTGGTGGTTACGTGATCTGGAGGTTTGTTGCCGGTGCTGACAGTGGTTTTACTAATCCTGATCCCAATGGTGGATTCTGGCCCAACCATCAAGGTCCAAAAGGTGCTTTCAATAAGATGTACGAAGGTGGTATCATCGTACCTATCCTGATCGGTAACTTCCTGGTTGTATTGACTTTCGTTATCGAGCGCTTCCTGACCATCAGCAAGGCTACCGGTACCGGAAACAACGACGAATTCATCCGCAAGGTGCAGTACCACCTGGCTAATAAGAACGTTGACGCTGCCCTGACCGAGTGCGACAAGCAGAAGGGTTCTGTAGGTAACGTAATGAAGGCTGGCCTGCGCAAGTACAAGGAAATGATCACCAACACTGAATTGGATACCGACCAGAAACTGGCCCAGATCCAGAAAGAAGTAGAAGAAGCTACTGCCCTGGAACTGCCTATGCTGGAAAAGAACCTGGTATTCCTGTCTACCATCGCTTCAGTAGCTACCCTGTTGGGTCTGTTGGGTACGGTAATGGGTATGATCCGTTCATTCTCTAAGCTGGGTGATGAAGGTGGTGGAGACGCTGCCCGCGAACTGTCAAAAGGTATCTCCGAAGCCCTTTACAACACTGCCCTGGGTATCGGTACCTCAGCTGTAGCGATCATCATGTATAACGTATTTACTACTAAGATCGACGGTATCACTTACGGTATCGATGAGTCTGGTTTCACGCTGACCCAAAGCTTCGCTTCCCTGTACAAGTAA
- a CDS encoding ExbD/TolR family protein, which yields MAEMDTSSGGGHKKGPGVKKGKKLSTRVDLTPMVDLGFLLITFFIFTTTMSQPTAMRLFLPKDTEKPEEQNKVKASGALTLLLAKNDNIFYYEGELLPDGSNFKSTTFKEVRDVILNKKKSTNPDDFVVVIKPNKESTYKNTVDMLDEMTINDVKRYALVDISPVEEQLIAITQGATPQ from the coding sequence ATGGCAGAAATGGATACCTCGTCAGGTGGGGGACATAAAAAAGGACCTGGCGTAAAAAAAGGTAAAAAGCTCTCCACCCGTGTGGACCTTACCCCAATGGTGGACCTTGGCTTTCTGCTGATCACATTCTTCATCTTCACCACTACCATGAGCCAGCCAACAGCCATGAGGTTGTTCCTGCCCAAGGATACGGAGAAGCCAGAAGAGCAGAATAAGGTAAAAGCCTCCGGCGCATTGACCCTGTTGTTGGCGAAGAACGATAATATCTTCTACTACGAGGGTGAATTGCTGCCAGATGGTTCTAACTTCAAGAGCACTACGTTCAAGGAAGTTAGGGACGTTATCCTGAACAAGAAGAAATCAACCAATCCGGATGATTTCGTGGTGGTGATCAAGCCCAACAAGGAATCTACTTACAAGAACACAGTTGACATGCTGGATGAAATGACCATCAACGACGTAAAGCGTTATGCCCTGGTGGATATTTCCCCTGTAGAAGAGCAGCTGATCGCTATTACCCAGGGAGCTACTCCCCAATAA
- a CDS encoding ExbD/TolR family protein translates to MPKVKVPRKSTSIDMTAMCDVAFLLLSFFILTTKFKPSETLAVQTPSSVASKVAPQKDVTLVTIDKEGKVFLSWSEDAPKSDIIEALNTNRNLGLTDGEMKALAKGPFIGVPLAQLKSLAAQPADNWPKMKLPGIPVLDSANNEMVDWMRAIKQGFTGIKMNLLVKGDNASKYPAFKGVIDAFKKNDEMKFQMVTNPEGVPAGTELYRKNMSGQAKAEE, encoded by the coding sequence ATGCCAAAAGTTAAAGTACCTCGGAAGAGTACGAGTATTGACATGACCGCGATGTGTGATGTGGCCTTCCTGTTGTTGTCATTCTTCATCCTGACAACCAAGTTCAAGCCATCTGAAACACTGGCGGTACAAACGCCAAGCTCAGTAGCTTCCAAAGTGGCTCCCCAGAAAGATGTGACCCTGGTGACCATCGACAAGGAAGGAAAGGTATTCCTTTCCTGGTCTGAAGATGCTCCCAAGTCAGACATCATCGAGGCGCTGAACACCAATCGTAACCTCGGTCTGACCGACGGTGAGATGAAGGCCCTCGCGAAAGGACCTTTCATCGGGGTGCCCCTGGCCCAGTTGAAGTCACTGGCTGCCCAGCCTGCTGATAACTGGCCCAAGATGAAGCTTCCCGGTATTCCTGTACTGGACTCCGCCAACAACGAAATGGTTGACTGGATGCGCGCCATCAAGCAAGGGTTCACCGGAATTAAAATGAACCTGCTGGTAAAAGGCGACAACGCTTCAAAATATCCTGCCTTCAAAGGGGTGATCGATGCCTTCAAGAAGAATGATGAAATGAAGTTCCAGATGGTGACCAATCCGGAAGGCGTTCCTGCAGGAACCGAGCTGTACCGCAAGAACATGAGCGGACAGGCTAAAGCAGAAGAATAA
- a CDS encoding NADH-quinone oxidoreductase subunit N translates to MNAIIISAILGVVLMFSGIFISNKATVRSIAIAGMFLLLLANLAEQYGHGFFSVNTRDMLVFNRFGLLINSIAYGSTFLYLLVSARDIEKVGINHAEYFALIFFILSGVAIVTSFNTLLMLFLGIEIISIPLYILTGSDKRNLKSNEAALKYFLMGSFSTGIMLMGIALLYGAKGSFNMNFMAGAINPERNFWFITGLLLLLISMSFKVSAAPFHFWTPDVYDGAPTVFTSFMATVVKAAVFVAFIRLYDAAFTESHPTWKLTLSFITAATLFIGNITAVFQQSVKRMLAYSSIAQAGFMMFALFSHNDLSREGIVLYAFGYSLATIGIFAVLARMKDYTFDGFNGLARREPILAATTTIFLLSLAGIPLTIGFFAKYYMLASAIKTGADTWLVIFAILCAAVSVYYYFRVIQSMYFKDGEAETEEINPAFRWVLVAMAALVILLGIFPNMLLQYLYF, encoded by the coding sequence ATGAACGCAATAATCATTTCCGCAATCCTGGGCGTAGTGCTGATGTTCAGTGGGATCTTTATCTCCAATAAAGCCACTGTGCGCTCTATTGCGATAGCAGGCATGTTCCTGTTGTTGCTGGCCAACCTGGCCGAACAATACGGGCATGGCTTTTTTTCCGTGAATACCCGTGATATGCTGGTGTTCAACCGGTTTGGACTACTGATCAACAGCATTGCCTATGGCAGCACCTTCCTGTACCTCCTGGTTTCAGCAAGGGATATTGAAAAGGTAGGCATCAACCATGCGGAATATTTTGCCCTGATCTTTTTCATCCTGAGTGGTGTGGCGATCGTTACCTCTTTCAACACCCTGCTCATGCTCTTCCTGGGTATCGAGATCATCTCCATCCCCCTGTATATCCTGACAGGTAGTGATAAGCGCAACCTGAAAAGCAATGAAGCCGCTTTGAAGTATTTCCTTATGGGATCATTCTCCACCGGTATCATGCTGATGGGTATTGCCCTTTTGTATGGTGCAAAAGGAAGCTTTAATATGAACTTCATGGCAGGTGCCATCAACCCGGAGCGTAACTTCTGGTTCATCACCGGCCTGCTCCTCCTCCTGATCAGCATGTCCTTCAAGGTGTCCGCAGCTCCTTTCCATTTCTGGACACCTGATGTGTATGATGGAGCGCCAACCGTATTCACTTCTTTCATGGCGACGGTGGTGAAAGCCGCAGTATTTGTAGCCTTCATCAGGTTGTATGATGCGGCCTTTACCGAAAGCCACCCGACCTGGAAGCTGACTCTTTCGTTCATCACTGCAGCTACCCTCTTCATCGGGAATATCACTGCGGTATTCCAGCAGAGCGTGAAGCGTATGCTGGCATATTCCTCTATTGCACAGGCCGGTTTCATGATGTTTGCCCTGTTCAGCCACAACGATCTTTCCAGGGAAGGTATCGTGCTTTATGCATTTGGTTATAGCCTGGCCACTATCGGCATCTTTGCTGTATTGGCCCGTATGAAGGATTATACATTTGATGGGTTCAATGGACTGGCACGAAGGGAACCGATCCTGGCTGCCACCACTACCATCTTCCTGCTGTCATTGGCTGGTATCCCGCTGACCATTGGCTTTTTCGCCAAGTACTATATGCTGGCCTCTGCCATCAAGACCGGGGCGGATACCTGGCTGGTGATCTTCGCCATCCTTTGCGCGGCAGTGAGCGTTTACTACTATTTCAGGGTGATCCAGTCCATGTACTTCAAGGATGGTGAAGCCGAGACTGAAGAGATCAATCCCGCTTTCCGTTGGGTGCTGGTAGCCATGGCTGCCCTGGTGATCCTGTTGGGGATCTTCCCGAACATGCTCCTGCAGTATCTCTACTTCTAA
- a CDS encoding ABC transporter permease yields the protein MNNRDTISLAYRTIRGNKLRTGITVAIIALGIAALIGINTAIQAISQKFMESFSSMGANGFTIRYRAAFRFDRGEMKKEKKGRRLKKSSTNKPITKEEAEAFKERYDYPAKVALSLGGGNGNTAAYGNKKTNPTVWVNGGDENYVDLNGYTISNGRNLSEMDVSTGRNVVLLGKDVADKLFNGKPENAVDKIIRINNIPFRVIGTLSPKGSTFGRSLDNIAITSYNSVRRFFAASSSSSFSIGVKSPDIINMETAIGEAEGTFRNIRKVILSEEDNFLIDKSDTFVELALKQIGWLTASAVVIGIITLVGAAIGLMNIMLVAVTERTKEVGLVKAIGGKQRDVRWQFLYESILISLLGALFGIVLGVLLGNVVSLLMSTGFVIPWFWVFLGVVICTFVGLAAGSYPAYKASKLNPIEALRYE from the coding sequence ATGAATAATCGTGATACCATATCACTGGCTTACCGTACCATTCGTGGTAATAAACTGAGGACCGGCATTACTGTGGCCATCATTGCGCTGGGTATTGCCGCCTTGATCGGCATCAATACCGCCATCCAGGCTATTTCCCAGAAGTTCATGGAGAGTTTCTCCAGCATGGGTGCCAATGGCTTTACCATCCGTTATAGGGCCGCTTTCCGGTTTGATAGGGGAGAGATGAAGAAAGAGAAGAAGGGCCGGAGATTGAAGAAATCCAGCACCAATAAGCCTATTACCAAGGAAGAGGCAGAGGCCTTTAAGGAACGCTATGATTATCCTGCTAAGGTTGCCTTATCCTTAGGGGGCGGTAATGGCAATACTGCTGCCTATGGCAATAAGAAAACCAATCCGACGGTTTGGGTGAATGGCGGGGATGAGAACTATGTCGACCTGAACGGTTACACCATTTCCAATGGCCGCAACCTGAGCGAGATGGATGTTTCGACCGGAAGGAATGTAGTGTTGCTGGGTAAGGATGTAGCAGATAAATTGTTCAATGGTAAACCGGAGAACGCGGTGGACAAGATCATCCGGATCAATAATATTCCATTCAGGGTCATTGGTACCCTTTCACCAAAAGGCTCCACTTTCGGCCGGAGCCTCGACAATATTGCGATCACCTCCTATAACAGTGTCAGGCGGTTCTTTGCTGCTTCCAGCAGTAGTTCCTTCAGTATCGGCGTGAAGTCCCCGGATATCATCAATATGGAGACAGCCATCGGGGAAGCGGAAGGCACCTTCCGGAACATCCGCAAGGTGATCCTTTCCGAGGAGGACAATTTCCTGATCGACAAGAGTGACACTTTTGTGGAACTGGCATTGAAGCAGATAGGCTGGCTCACTGCATCGGCAGTGGTGATCGGAATCATTACCCTTGTGGGCGCTGCTATCGGATTGATGAATATCATGCTGGTGGCAGTAACGGAACGAACCAAGGAAGTGGGATTGGTGAAGGCCATTGGCGGTAAGCAAAGGGATGTGCGCTGGCAGTTCCTTTATGAATCTATCCTGATCAGCTTGCTGGGGGCCTTGTTTGGGATTGTACTGGGGGTATTGCTGGGCAATGTGGTTAGCCTGTTGATGAGTACGGGTTTTGTGATACCCTGGTTCTGGGTTTTCCTGGGCGTGGTGATCTGTACTTTCGTAGGCCTGGCAGCAGGGTCCTATCCTGCGTATAAAGCGAGTAAACTCAATCCAATTGAAGCGTTGAGGTATGAATAA